The following nucleotide sequence is from Primulina tabacum isolate GXHZ01 chromosome 2, ASM2559414v2, whole genome shotgun sequence.
TAGTGGTCAGAGTTTTCATATTCCTATTCCTTCTTTTAGCAGCATGACCTAAACTAATCACTGGCAGATTTTGTAATACTCATGCCATTACTTAAAAGTTCCTGGTTCTTTTCCATTCTATCATCTGAGAAGTCAAAATCCTTCCAattgatgaaaatattcatttgataCATGGatcttattaaaaataattaattttaaccAAAGTAAGCCAAATTGTCCACCAATATAAGTGATAAACAAATATAGCTGTATCTTGGCATGCCTCTCTTGCCAGGTATAGTGGAATCCTTTGATTTGGTAAGATTCCCCCTCCCTGGTTACCGGGAACAATTACAAAGGCAGTAAAAATTCCAGTAATGCTTCATTAGTAGGAAAATTCAATTCTATAATGCTCTAAATCTTCCTATTATCATCTAGGAATAACCCTTTAGCAACAAGCACGAGGTAACAGCAAGTCTAAACATCACGTTATACAAATCAACACAATTTAAGCATCTCATGTAAGAGTAtatgttaaaaaatttaaattagggGCATTGTCAACAAAACTTACCTAGTGACCATGACCCATGTAGGGAGCACCACCCTGATGTGGCCTAACGCCACCCTGACCCATCTGCTGCTGGGTAACATAACCTCCTTGCATCGCAGGCTGTCCTACATAGCTACTAGCACCAGCCTGACCTGCGTAAGCTGCATTATTCATCATCGGTGGACCTCCCTGCTGATTCACACCTGTTCCAATCCCTCCAAGCAAATTACCAATCCCTAAGCTAGCCCCCTGAGTTGCCAACAAAGCAGCTACAGCCTGTCCAATCGCGGCAGGGGGAACTGCATGGCCAAACCCCACTGCAGGCGCAGTTGTCCCTCCACTGGGCGCCATTAAGTGTCCACCTGCGTGCCTCATGCCTCCCCGGCCCCCTCCAAACTTGCCCCTCTTTGCAGCATGATGGTAATGTCCCAACTGCCCCTGGTGACGATTGTGATGGTGATGCTGAGGCCGTATCTGTTGCTGTAGTGGTTGAGTATGCTGAAAGTTTAGAGAAGCCTTAGAAATTTTAGGCCCATCTACTGCCTTCTGGCAATGCAGAATTTGACCTTCAAACTTCTTGTGCGGCTCTTCCAATGCCCTCTTGGCACCCTCTATAGTTTTGAAAACAAACAAACAGAACCCTCTTGGCTTTCCAGTTTCTTTATCCAACCCCAAAGGCCCTTCTTcaatctccccaaatttggaAAAGAACTCCACAAGTTTCGGAACATCAAGCTCAGCTGATACATTGCTCACATAAATTTTCCGCTGAGTGTACTCAGATGGAGGTGGTACCGCGACAGTGGCCACCACAGTCGGGGGAGGAGCCTGAACTGGACCAGCAGAGGCCAATTGGCATGAAGTTATTCGACCCTCAATCATCTTCTGTGGCTTCAACAAAGCACGACGGGCCCCATCACGGTTCTTATAGAGGACGAAAGCATAACCCTTGGCTTTCCCAGAATTCTTGTCCATGACAACCTTACAATCCTCGATTTCTCCGAACTTACCGAACACAGAAGTAATCAGCTCAGTATTCGAATTCCATCCGAGGCCGTGCACGAATATTTTACGGTGTGAAGGGTCAGCGTTCGCCAATTTGTTCACATCCTCCATGATGTCAGGGTGTTTGTCCACAGCATCCTTGATCAAACGAGCCAGCTGGTCCTTGGAAAAAGGGTCAAGAAGCTTCTCCAATGGCTCTTCCTCCAACTCTCCTTCATCTTCCTCCTCCTGCCCTTCAGTTTCACCTCCATTCGACAACGCATCATCCACAAGTAACTTCCCCGTAGTTTCACGCTCTTGCTCATTATTCTCAAACACAGCGTCGTCTTCTTTCTCCTCCTCTCCTTTTCCTCCTTCTCCTTCTTCTCCTTCTCCTTCTCCttctccctctccctctccctctccctctccctctccctcATCTAATTCCTCTTCCTCTTGCTCCTCTTCTACTGCTTCATCACCGACTTCTCCTTCCCCGATACCTGGATCGATACCTGGATCTTCCTCTACGATTTGTTGGGCCTCCTCCGTAACGAATTGTTCCTGCTCTGCTTCATCGAGTTGTACCGGCTCAGGCTCCGGCTCAGGCTCCGGCTCCAGCTCCGGCTCCGGCTCAGGCTCAGGCTCTTGAGGAGCTTCGACGGCTCGGGCTTTTCGCTTCCTGGCCATAGTGATGTGATGAGAAGAAATTTGGGGGTAGGGTTTTCTTTAAATGCTCGAAGATCCAAGGCACGcgataataatagtaataataataatagtaataaataTGATTCTAAACAAGCAGATGAAATCATGAAATACTGTgtattttctaaaataaaattagtCTCAAAATATAGAATTATTGAATTTATATCTgtaaatatgatattttgtaCAAACAAAGAGACTGTATTAAGTTTGCTTTACTCAAATTCTTAAAATAGTAGGGATTTCAAATTTATACAAACAATTAAATTATGGTTCTATATTAGATTATGGACTATCTATTAATAATAGATGTGCTATGAGATGACTCGTTTAGAAAAAGatcttgaaaataaaataaatcagaaGCAACAAGTTTAATACAATTTGTTGTTATTGAAAGTAATAGGAAGCTCATCGAGAAAAGAATTTGTAGAtcgtttataaaactcaatcgATCAAAGTATAAAGACTTGATGTTATTATAATTAAGAAACGGTTGATAATATGTTCTTTCGTAGTGAGACTGTGTTTCAGATATGGAACCATTTTGCTCGTCTACTTGGTGTTCAACATTTTGCTAAGAATGGCAAAGTGTTcggttcatttttaatttagcatGGAGGCTCTTGATTATGATTGAAAGCCTTCACTATTTATGTTATTTGTGTGATTAAATATCCCTCCTCAAAAGTGTGATAATGTATAATTCTTGAATAGTGATAATGATAAAATTGTATATTGACCATAATACCCTTGAATTGTCTTATTcaatataatatgaaaataaaaattagtgaaaatttaataattaatataatatttaaatttttattatattttgtataaattaattgcatatatttttattattttcaatcatttaaaaaaaataaattgtaatgcaaatctatcttaaattaaatttttataaatttctaatctttttaattaatttttttatgaaattaaatatttattaaattttaatttattttgtttaatgattaccgtaatattttcaaatatatttctaataaatatatttaaattaattttaataaatataaattataattataaatatttaattatctatcaaattattttaaaaatatttataattattttaaaaaataataatattgtaattattactaaactttatttaatattaacattcaaaatattattgctatttaaattattaaagtaaatgcatatttacaaatgtatttctaataaatatatttaaactaattttaataaatgtaaattataattataaatatttaattatcatctaattattttaagaatatatatctGACTAACACTTGGGACACTTTGGtaattgcaataaaatttacaaaattaatccatcattttaaaatcataccaaacattatgTTATTTATCACACCATACTATTaatccatatatctcattttttaatcactctaattACTAATCATTTACTTATCACATCACACGTATCAAACGGAATCATACAGGTATTAGGTGGGATTATTAATCATTTTTTTCTTCAGAAAGAGACAACACGATAGATCATATTTTCCAACTTCCGATTTTTCGAGTTTTATAGAAGTGATATAATAAACAAAAGTGATGAATGATAATAATATGATTTGGATACAAAAACTCCACAAGTAGCAATCTCATTTTTTCCCATTGTCTCACCAACTCGCTACAAAAATGAGACAagatattataaataaatcataccCTTAAATACTCGTTTGATTCGCTTGATTTTGCATCAATAATCCATCTTTACCAccttatatcaaatcaaatttaatcaatcaacctaaacatattattattattatttcacttttaattcaaacattttaataattGCCCAACTTTTATCACATCAAATGACATCTAATAATCACACAACTTTTAACACATCAAATCACATTCATCCAATTAAACGGCACTTACCATGATCCCAAGTTGGTTACCATCAACTCAAAGTGCTACGCGAGCTTGCTCGTAATTTGTCATGAAGACAAACATATCACGAAAATATtattaaagtttatttttttaaaaaaatcacaaaCCTTTTGTGCAGAAGGATCGATAATTTGAAGTATTGAACCATGCTAATCTCATAAATCATCGCATCAAGTTGGATAATTTAATAGTTTGCAAGTATTCATTGCTCTTCTGTCCAGGAACTAATCAAAGCACATCTTCCTCAGAATAGCAGAAAAATATGAAACTCAAAAGACAAGAAAAAGTGCCAACCACAAGAACAAAATTACAGCAAAAGAAGGCTCTTATCAGATTTTGTTGAATGCCACAATATCACAGCTTTGGATGTGCTCGTTGCGAGGCTCGACTGTGAGATACTCCTCAATGAGATTATCAACCGAGACGAGATCATCGACTATGGTAAGCATGATCTGCAGTTTCTTGATTCCATATCCAACAGCTACCAATTTTGCTGCACAAGGGGAGAAAAAGTAAAGCTTCAGACAGAAACTACTAACTTGGTTGTCAGCAGGGGGAAAAAACAATAAACAAAAAATGGCtggaaataaaaaattgaagaaGTCATACATGCTCCCCACAAGAGACCAGGCATTTCAATGCTCCGAACGGCCTCTTCTAGCTTCTTCATGTCTGTCTCATCATCCCAAGGTTTCACAGTCCATGAGAACAGAGGATTTTCCACCTGGATATCCACATTCAATCAGCAAATCTTGAGAACACTAACGAAAGGAGAAATAACACCAATGAAAGGAGAAAAAATTTATCCGATAATTCAATGTCGTAAACTCCTGTACAAAAAAGTTGACAAAAAAAACTGATCTGCATCATGTGAACAAGAAATGCAACATTTCCTGTTATCTAAGAACCAATTGCAAAACAATTAACCCAGCACAAAATGACCCTATAACAATGATTTTTTATGCTATGCTCGCATAATTTTTGCATTATTCTAAACTCACTCTCTTTCTTTTTAGCGGATTTCTTTGCAGCTGCCTCTCTCTCTTCAGCAGCCTTCTTTTCCTCCTCTGTCTCATCACCAAAGAGATCCAGATCATCATCGTCATCATCACCTCCTGCAGCCTCCtggaaaaaatttatatgaaggCAGAAAAGTGAAACAAGATCCACTAaactaaaaaattgaaaatagatGTGTCATAAGTGTGGAACAGCCCATGCATATCCCAATGGCACCTCCCTCCCACCATCATGCAACACACGTACAGACGTGTAAAGCAAATTCAAAACCCCCTCAAACCCTTTGAAAAAGGCACAAAATCACCTATTGAAAAACCTCCTCGGATCAAAGGTCTCGTGAAAAATTGAGATCACCAGGGGTTTAAGTAATAATTAATAAAGCAatgttttacaaaaaaaaaaagtgtagGCAGCTTGACGTATCCCAAAGGCACCCCCCTCCCACCATCATGCAACACATGTACAGACATGTAAAGCAAATTCAAAAACCCGTCAAAACCATAGAAAAAGGCACAAAATCACCTCCTGAAAACCTCCTCAAATCAAAGGTCACGTGAAAAAATTGAGATCACTGGGAGTCTAAGTAATAAAGTAAGGTTTTTACCCCCAAAAAAATGTGCAGGCAGCTTATGTCTGAAATTTCAAAGAAACAATCTGATACAAAACTTACAAATGAACAACTTGCAACCAATGCATAGTAATCTAGGTGCAGAGCTCACTAAAGCGCATAGGGGGCCATGGTGAGTGAGGCACAAGCGTAAGGCTTGCCTTATAGAAGTAGGTTGCACTTGGCACAAACTTTTAGAATTCACATATACAaagtaaatatttaataaaatattacataccaaaaatatatttgaataaatatTGGATGTAGGGCAAGAGAGGATTGTAGCTGGAATTGGATAcaacaaataaagaaaaataaggcAATATTAAACATAGTTGTCAAAAGCGAGCGCCTCAGGCGAAAGGCGCCACCAAGCCAGGACAGACCCTGCACCTGGGGTCATCCCACGCGCAGCGATTCAATAAGTCAAGCTCAGGCACTCGCCTGGACTAGCCTTTGAACTTCACTCAGGCGCGCTTAAAGCGCACctgaatgaattttttttaattacttgtttaaaacaaaTAGCCCAAACCCAAACCCAAAACTAGCAACCCAACGACCCAAAGCCCCCTTGACAACTATGTCACTAAATGAATTTTGCAACAAACAGAAACTATGGTTCTGTTCTGCgctgattatttttgagaaaaacaaAGACAACAACTACTGATGTATGCATACAGGGTTTAGCAAGTGTTATATAGTTATGGGCTTGGATTGATTGGGCTTCAAATAAATTGCTGGACCTGGGTTTCTTTAACATGCACTGGTCACCAGCTCATGTTGTAAAGCTCATGTTTTTTACAACTATGCACCGATGTATATAAGTTTTAAGAGATATTTTAGTTTTCATCGCACTATTTAGATAATCAAAGTAGAGACGTAAAAGAAATCAAAAAGTTTCACGAGATATTGCAAAAGGTTATTATTAAAAGTAGGATCATGATTCAAGAGATTTAttcatcaaataataattaaacttctacatgttttattgcatcAAAAACTCATGAGTTGTCTGGATCCTCACTTAGGTGAAATCACAAAGTAAGCCTAAAAATGATATATCAAACTGTAGAAACATATTTATGAAGACCTCATAAATCTATATAACTTTTTCATTACTCACTCATCTTGCTCGTATTCAAAGTTTGCTGTCAAAGCTTTAGCATTTCCTTTTCAATCCCTCAGTTAATTATATAACCAAACGGACTGTTAAAGTCTAAAGGCATCAAACTTCTTAGTGAACAACAGTGGGCACAAAGACAAAGTTCATAATCTTATATTTCTATTAAGCCTTATACCATAATTGTATATATAATTCTATACATAAACAAGGTTAAAAAGCAGCTACCTTGGCTTCAACGGCAGGAGCAGCCTCTGCAGGGGATCGTTGGCCGGAAAGGCTCACTCCGACAGCCTTCCCAGGAAAGCTACACAATTATTCATGTCACAAGCACAAAGAGCAAGTCAACTCAATAGTAGATATCATTAATACCGAGTCATAAACTGCATAAGAAGTCAATCTCAAGGAACTTCAGTGAATTAAAATTCTTGGCGAAAACTAATATGGAGATTAAATGTATTCTCACATTTCAACAAGCTTAAATATCAAAGTAAACAACTTCCCAACCTTTCCAGGCTTCCTCGAACAATTCTGCACAATCTTTTTACGGATTAACAATAGCATCCCAATAATATAGTCATAAGACCAGGAAAATGTCGACCAATCCATACAACTATTCCCGTGTATTAGATACGAAAATTGAATTGTAGAAAACTTCTTGAACgagtattaaaatataatgcTTTCTCCAGAATAACAAAACCTTAAAGCCGAATTGGGCAGTCAGCTTTCGTTTTTTCCTAAGATTAGTAGGACGTCTAATCTTTCAATTGTCCGTTTTCAATTTATTGATGAATCATAGTTCTTAACAAAAAATAACAAATCATAACAATTGAGCGGTTGAAGTACCTGGGGGCCAGCTTTGCCGATATTGTCTCGTACCACTGACTGGCATTGGGGTAAAGATCTCCACTGGGTTTCTCCGAAATTGCAGCGTAAACCTTAACATCATCTTTCGTAAACTTGTCGCTGATACCCACGGACAAACTTACACAGTCAAGCAAAAAATCTAAACGATTTCCacataaattgaaaataaaagagGAATATTAACCAGCAGATGTATGATTTTCCGGAGATGAACCCATCGAGGGCCTTGAGGCCGGCTTCCGTGCCCAGATCTGAGAAAGTGACGGCCATTAATGATCAATTTAGAGAGAGATGGGAAGCTCTTGAGACGGCCGaagggagagagagagagagagagaggataTAAGCGAAGGCAGCCGCGGGTTTATATATTGGATTTGATTAAAAGCCCTATATCGGTCATCGAGGATCGAGATAACTTAcggcatgtttttttttttttaaatatcacTCGGTTtgatttcgatttttttttaaaaaaatctaaactatattcatttatatattaaaaaatatatttattgggTCTTGActttaaatttttcattttgtaataggttttaaatatataataccTGATTTTATTATAGGCCTAGCCTAACAAGAAAACAAATTTCATCATTTCACGATTGAGATTATTTCAATTGAAAAAAACTTGTAATCAtcgtttgaaaaaaataattgaaaagttTTTTCTTTGATAGCTTATTTTATTAATCGGTTCGATTTGTTAGAtggtaataaaaaaaatcaataggTTCGATTGGCAGTGAAAAAATCGGTTGGCTTGGTTTTGGCAATTTTGGTTCGGTTAGTTCCGGTTATAACTGCTTGCACAACTCTACTCAACCGTGAGACGAATTAATTcgatttatataaaaattaatattttgacataaaaaaataaaaaaaatttccactAGTTATGTCGCGTCATAGAGCCGTCTTCTAAAATCAATACGTGAACAttctcataaatttttttttattttttccctcCGTCTTTATCATTctaaattttagatttttaaattttaattttcacaTTGCTCGCCTAAGTTGTGGGATTTGGATATCGTACAAAAAGAACATATTGAATTAAAACATAAGTAAGTATCTTCTGAGACGatctaatatatatttatttgtaagaCGCATCAACCATGTCTATatctataataaaaaataattttgacataaaaaacgATTTTTTATGggtgactcaaataaaatattagtatCACAAAATTGAACCGTGAGATCttctcacatgagtttttgtgttaAAACATTTAGATAGTAaaataatctataaattaaattattgaacAGACGAGCTTAGAATTGaggataattttaaatatatactcCATATATTATATATTGGTATTTACATCAATTATATATTGAGATTTACTATTATATTTGAGATTTCGTATTTGATATATCATAAGATtttgataaatttaattttgtattaatttttttttgtgataCAAGATTTGATGTGCAAATATTAATATGCATGTAGCATCACTTAATATTGTGTGAGACTTAAATTGgaaacaataaatattttattattagcACGAAACGATGTCTATAAAAgataagacaaaaacttgtgtgagacggtctcacgggtcgtattttgtgagatagatatcttatttggatcatccatgaaaattattacgttttatgctaagattattactttttattgtgaatattggtaggattgacccgtctcatagataaagattcgtgaaacaaTATCACAAAAAACATACTCAAAAGACAATTTAAACTgtgtatataaaatatattttttaaaaaatataattttctctcCAGATTATAATATCTTTATACTTAATATTGTGTGAGACTTAAATTGgaaacaataaatattttattattagcACGAAACGATGTGTATAAAAGATAAGACataaacttgtgtgagatggtctcacgggtcgtattttgtgagacaggtctcttatttgggtcatccataaaaaattattatgttttatgctaaaagtattactttttattgtgaatatcggtagggttgatccgtctcatagataaatattcgtgagacaatatcacaagaaacctactcaaaAGACAATTTAAATTgtgtatataaaatatatattttaaaaaaatatttttttctctccAGATTATAATATCTTTATACTTAGTATTCGAATTTTGGTTGATCTATATTATTAAGAAAGTAAGAATTCTTACAagttactattttttttaaaaccatttTCATGCTTCCAACATTGGAGTCCTTTTTcgtgaaaatttagaaataatAGAAATCAACTAAAAAACCACCACGAAGAACTACCAAAAAATTTAAGATATGGTTATTCTGATTTTTTAAAGATAAAttttacataaattattaaaatattttacaataaaaaatatatgtaaatttaTATGGTATATATAACACATATTACTCACATCCACCATGTGTGCTCCAACTATTAAT
It contains:
- the LOC142524228 gene encoding UBP1-associated protein 2B-like, with the protein product MARKRKARAVEAPQEPEPEPEPELEPEPEPEPEPVQLDEAEQEQFVTEEAQQIVEEDPGIDPGIGEGEVGDEAVEEEQEEEELDEGEGEGEGEGEGEGEGEGEEGEGGKGEEEKEDDAVFENNEQERETTGKLLVDDALSNGGETEGQEEEDEGELEEEPLEKLLDPFSKDQLARLIKDAVDKHPDIMEDVNKLANADPSHRKIFVHGLGWNSNTELITSVFGKFGEIEDCKVVMDKNSGKAKGYAFVLYKNRDGARRALLKPQKMIEGRITSCQLASAGPVQAPPPTVVATVAVPPPSEYTQRKIYVSNVSAELDVPKLVEFFSKFGEIEEGPLGLDKETGKPRGFCLFVFKTIEGAKRALEEPHKKFEGQILHCQKAVDGPKISKASLNFQHTQPLQQQIRPQHHHHNRHQGQLGHYHHAAKRGKFGGGRGGMRHAGGHLMAPSGGTTAPAVGFGHAVPPAAIGQAVAALLATQGASLGIGNLLGGIGTGVNQQGGPPMMNNAAYAGQAGASSYVGQPAMQGGYVTQQQMGQGGVRPHQGGAPYMGHGH
- the LOC142524245 gene encoding LOW QUALITY PROTEIN: elongation factor 1-beta 2-like (The sequence of the model RefSeq protein was modified relative to this genomic sequence to represent the inferred CDS: deleted 1 base in 1 codon), with the protein product MAVTFSDLGTEAGLKALDGFISGKSYICCDKFTKDDVKVYAAISEKPSGDLYPNASQWYETISAKLAPSFPGKAVGVSLSGQRSPAEAAPAVEAKEAAGGDDDDDDLDLFGDETEEEKKAAEEREAAAKKSAKKKESGKSSVLMDVKPWDDETDMKKLEEAVRSIEMPGLLWGASKLVAVGYGIKKLQIMLTIVDDLVSVDNLIEEYLTVEPRNEHIQSCDIVAFNKI